A genomic region of Nitrosomonas ureae contains the following coding sequences:
- a CDS encoding AI-2E family transporter — translation MNTKEYILQFARLVVIAILLIGCYQILHPFIPAIVFAMVVCISTWPIYLQLRRALGGNTTLASLLMIGGMILLVIIPSALLAFSLADNVTAIIDAVKVFMQQGSIEPPAWLKDTPFFGEQFIHYWQGLMSGGKEVGMLLTGSLEPIKNFLLNLGNVIGKSLLQMVFAAFIGFFFYRDGETLIQMLHNGVAKLLDGSLGTDPLVQIHNTVTGVVYGIFGSALAQAIAAMIGFLIAGVSGSGAFLLGSATFFLSVIPMGPSLVWGGVSVWFLYEGSYGWAVFTILWGIFVISSIDNFVRPYLISRGSNLSFLLVVLGASGGIIAYGFIGIFIGPPILAIGITLVRLWTSQPVPSIKIAQANHQD, via the coding sequence ATGAACACAAAGGAATATATTCTGCAATTTGCTCGGCTGGTTGTAATCGCCATTTTGCTTATTGGTTGTTACCAAATTCTTCATCCATTTATTCCTGCGATCGTGTTCGCGATGGTGGTATGCATTTCGACCTGGCCGATTTATCTGCAGTTGCGCAGGGCATTAGGCGGAAACACTACGCTGGCGTCATTGTTGATGATAGGGGGAATGATATTGCTTGTGATCATTCCATCAGCGTTGCTTGCTTTCAGTCTGGCAGACAATGTCACCGCCATAATCGATGCCGTCAAAGTGTTTATGCAACAAGGTTCGATTGAACCCCCCGCATGGCTTAAAGATACTCCATTCTTTGGTGAGCAATTTATCCACTACTGGCAGGGATTGATGTCTGGAGGGAAAGAAGTAGGCATGCTGCTTACCGGGTCACTTGAACCGATCAAGAATTTTCTTCTTAATCTGGGTAATGTGATTGGCAAGAGTTTGCTGCAAATGGTTTTTGCCGCATTTATTGGCTTCTTTTTCTATCGCGACGGTGAAACGCTGATACAAATGCTGCATAATGGGGTCGCGAAACTTCTGGATGGCAGTCTTGGTACAGATCCTTTAGTGCAAATCCACAATACGGTTACAGGAGTGGTGTATGGCATTTTTGGTTCAGCGTTGGCACAAGCCATAGCGGCTATGATCGGTTTTCTTATCGCAGGAGTATCGGGATCAGGTGCGTTTTTACTTGGCTCAGCGACTTTCTTTCTTTCGGTAATACCCATGGGACCTTCTTTAGTTTGGGGAGGTGTCAGTGTCTGGTTTCTCTATGAAGGATCTTACGGGTGGGCAGTTTTTACGATATTGTGGGGTATTTTCGTGATCAGTAGCATTGACAATTTTGTCAGACCTTATCTCATCAGTCGCGGAAGTAATCTATCTTTCCTGTTGGTTGTTCTTGGTGCATCGGGAGGTATCATAGCTTATGGTTTTATCGGTATTTTCATCGGTCCTCCCATTCTGGCTATAGGAATTACTTTGGTGCGGTTATGGACGTCGCAGCCAGTACCTTCAATTAAAATTGCTCAAGCAAATCACCAGGATTAA
- a CDS encoding phage holin family protein codes for MLPKLLAEILAAETAKLWKGSVRLAIIMAFLGLSVMAMVVGMIFVLIGLYLSLAEAMPYWQAGAIVGGGVFLFAALLLIIISQQGQSTPLKSDNLAAQISEDSTAQLGSVIGNIVAKSNVKTSDIVLTVLISGIVLGASPSLRQQILTVLSELAKSKSKDK; via the coding sequence ATGTTACCAAAATTGTTAGCAGAAATACTTGCTGCTGAAACGGCTAAGTTATGGAAAGGATCTGTCAGATTGGCCATAATCATGGCCTTTCTGGGTTTATCCGTGATGGCAATGGTCGTGGGTATGATTTTCGTGCTTATCGGTTTGTATTTGTCGTTAGCAGAGGCAATGCCTTACTGGCAAGCTGGCGCGATTGTTGGGGGCGGGGTGTTCCTATTTGCTGCCCTATTGCTAATAATTATTTCACAGCAGGGTCAGAGCACACCACTGAAAAGTGATAATTTAGCTGCGCAAATTTCTGAGGATTCCACGGCTCAATTGGGATCCGTGATCGGAAATATCGTTGCTAAATCCAATGTTAAAACAAGTGACATTGTACTAACGGTTTTAATCTCAGGAATAGTACTGGGTGCCAGCCCTAGTCTGCGTCAGCAGATACTGACCGTTCTCTCCGAGTTAGCCAAATCCAAATCTAAAGATAAATAA
- a CDS encoding DUF883 family protein has product MATADEFSKEMDQLKKDFASLRNDIGSVLASVKDLAEKQGQNVADLAQDAEKTVKNQAKEAGENMEKYIEERPLTSALVAFGSGFIIGMLLSNRR; this is encoded by the coding sequence ATGGCAACAGCAGATGAATTTAGTAAAGAAATGGATCAATTAAAAAAAGATTTCGCCAGTCTGCGCAATGACATTGGATCGGTATTAGCTTCAGTAAAGGATCTGGCGGAGAAACAGGGACAGAATGTTGCTGATTTGGCCCAGGATGCTGAGAAGACTGTCAAAAATCAAGCTAAAGAAGCCGGAGAGAATATGGAAAAGTATATCGAAGAAAGACCATTAACCAGCGCGCTGGTTGCCTTTGGCAGCGGTTTTATAATCGGTATGCTGCTGAGTAATAGACGCTAA